In Tepidimonas taiwanensis, the following are encoded in one genomic region:
- a CDS encoding efflux RND transporter permease subunit, producing MNSRFFIERPIFAAVLSIVVVLAGLVAMRVLPIAQYPEIAPPTVTVTASYPGASAETLATTVAAPIEEQLSGVEGLLYFSSSASSNGTVEITATFEVGTDIDKATFNVNNRVQLAMPRLPDEVRRNGVVVAKRSNNFLLVIALTSPRGTHDELFLSNYATLNIVDELKRIPGAADVQVFGARDYSMRVWLHPERMAQLGVTPADVAAAISAQNAQYAAGKIGAEPAPAGQVLTYTATARGRLLRPEEFGNIVLRADGPNGVLRLKDVARVELGAQSYDQSSYVDGKPSIAIGVFLQSGANALDVGDAVKAKMAELQRERFPEDVAYLIPYDTTRFVSASIHEVAKTVLEAALIVLVVVYVFLQTWRATLIPMLAVPVSLIGTFAGLWLLGFSINTLTLFAMVLAIGIVVDDAIIVIENVERLMREERLSPFAAAVEAMREVSGAVVGIVLVLCAVFIPVAFMGGIAGQLYRQFAVTVAISVVLSGVVALTLTPALCALLLKPHTPGGPTRAERWFAPFNRGFQWLTDHYLRGVDLALRRRLAALVAFVLILGGGGWLLVTVPSSFVPEEDQGYIIASVVLPDGATLARTQRATETLRQMNADNPAIQNFFAINGFDFIGGGAKANAATIFIPMKPWEQRQQSAQALAQAVSGMGLALPDGIAFAFNPPAIMGLGQAGGFEVYVQGRTEPDPMKLAQVTQDFIAALSRHPALTGLNTFYRPTVPQLRVEVDREKALALGVSVDEVFAALQVQMGSYYVNDFNRQGRTYRVTIQADAPFRARPEDLGRLYVRSRTSGQMIPLKALIRVDNIVGPEQVERYNGYIAAKIFGNAAPGYSSGEAIAAVEQVARETLPPGYSIEWTGQAYQEKRTGNASVFAFGFALIMVYLILAALYERWGVPLAVMLAVPFAVTGALLLVFLRGMENDIYFQIGLVVLIGLAAKNAILIAEFAMQGMERGLSAVAAAREAARLRFRPIVMTSLAFGLGVVPLMIATGAGAAARQSMGTGVFGGMVVATFVAPLFIPLFFTLLARKPRPTHGHASGAAEEVSV from the coding sequence ATGAATTCCCGCTTCTTTATCGAGCGGCCGATTTTTGCGGCCGTGTTGTCCATCGTCGTCGTGCTGGCCGGACTGGTGGCCATGCGCGTGCTGCCCATTGCGCAGTATCCCGAGATTGCCCCACCGACCGTGACCGTCACCGCGTCGTACCCCGGGGCATCGGCCGAAACGCTGGCCACCACGGTGGCTGCGCCGATCGAGGAGCAGCTCTCGGGCGTGGAGGGGCTGCTGTACTTCAGCTCGAGCGCATCCTCCAACGGTACCGTCGAGATCACCGCCACGTTCGAGGTGGGCACCGACATCGACAAAGCCACCTTCAATGTCAACAACCGGGTGCAATTGGCGATGCCGCGCTTGCCCGATGAGGTGCGGCGCAATGGCGTGGTGGTGGCCAAGCGCTCCAACAACTTTTTGTTGGTGATTGCACTGACCTCGCCGCGAGGTACCCACGACGAGCTGTTCCTGTCGAACTACGCCACGCTCAATATCGTGGATGAGCTCAAGCGCATCCCAGGCGCGGCCGACGTGCAGGTGTTTGGCGCGCGTGACTATTCCATGCGGGTGTGGCTCCATCCCGAGCGCATGGCGCAGTTGGGTGTCACGCCGGCTGACGTCGCGGCGGCCATCAGCGCGCAAAACGCCCAGTACGCGGCTGGCAAAATCGGTGCCGAGCCGGCCCCGGCAGGCCAGGTGCTCACTTACACCGCCACCGCGCGTGGGCGACTGCTGCGGCCCGAGGAGTTTGGCAACATCGTCTTGCGCGCCGACGGCCCTAACGGGGTGTTGCGACTCAAAGACGTGGCGCGGGTGGAGCTGGGCGCACAAAGCTACGACCAGTCCAGCTACGTCGACGGCAAGCCCTCCATCGCCATTGGCGTGTTCTTGCAATCGGGGGCGAACGCGCTGGATGTGGGCGATGCGGTCAAGGCCAAGATGGCCGAGTTGCAGCGCGAGCGCTTCCCCGAAGATGTGGCGTACCTCATCCCGTACGACACCACCCGGTTTGTGTCCGCCTCCATCCATGAGGTGGCCAAGACGGTGCTCGAGGCCGCCCTCATCGTGCTGGTGGTGGTGTATGTTTTCTTGCAGACGTGGCGCGCCACGCTCATCCCCATGCTGGCGGTGCCGGTATCGTTGATCGGCACGTTTGCGGGGTTGTGGCTGCTGGGTTTTTCGATCAACACGCTCACGCTGTTCGCGATGGTGTTGGCCATCGGTATCGTGGTGGACGACGCCATCATCGTGATCGAAAACGTCGAGCGCCTCATGCGCGAGGAGCGCTTGAGCCCGTTTGCCGCCGCTGTCGAAGCGATGCGCGAGGTTTCCGGTGCGGTGGTGGGCATCGTGCTGGTGCTGTGCGCGGTCTTTATTCCCGTGGCATTTATGGGTGGGATCGCGGGGCAGCTCTATCGCCAGTTTGCGGTGACGGTGGCCATCTCGGTGGTGCTCTCCGGGGTGGTGGCGCTGACGCTCACACCGGCGCTGTGCGCCCTGCTGCTCAAGCCGCACACGCCCGGAGGGCCCACGCGCGCCGAGCGCTGGTTTGCGCCATTCAATCGCGGGTTTCAGTGGTTGACCGACCACTACTTGCGCGGGGTGGACTTGGCGCTGCGGCGGCGCCTGGCGGCGCTGGTGGCCTTTGTGCTGATATTGGGGGGGGGCGGCTGGCTCCTGGTGACGGTGCCCAGCAGTTTTGTGCCAGAGGAAGACCAAGGTTACATCATCGCCTCGGTGGTGTTGCCCGATGGCGCGACGCTGGCGCGCACACAGCGCGCCACCGAGACGCTGCGGCAAATGAACGCGGACAACCCAGCCATTCAAAACTTCTTCGCGATCAATGGCTTCGACTTTATCGGTGGTGGCGCGAAGGCAAACGCCGCGACGATCTTCATCCCGATGAAGCCGTGGGAGCAGCGGCAACAGAGCGCGCAGGCGCTGGCGCAAGCCGTCTCGGGCATGGGCCTGGCGCTGCCCGACGGCATTGCCTTTGCTTTCAATCCGCCGGCCATCATGGGGTTGGGCCAGGCGGGCGGCTTTGAGGTCTATGTGCAGGGGCGCACCGAGCCCGACCCGATGAAGTTGGCCCAGGTCACGCAGGACTTCATCGCGGCACTCAGTCGCCACCCCGCACTGACCGGCCTCAACACCTTCTACCGCCCCACGGTGCCACAGCTGCGCGTGGAGGTCGATCGCGAAAAGGCACTGGCTCTGGGGGTGTCGGTGGACGAGGTGTTTGCCGCTTTGCAGGTGCAGATGGGGTCGTACTACGTCAACGACTTCAACCGCCAGGGGCGTACCTATCGGGTGACGATCCAGGCCGATGCCCCCTTCCGCGCCCGGCCCGAGGATTTGGGACGGCTGTATGTGCGCTCGCGCACCAGCGGGCAGATGATCCCGCTCAAAGCGCTCATCCGCGTGGACAACATCGTCGGCCCCGAGCAGGTGGAGCGCTACAACGGCTATATCGCGGCCAAGATTTTCGGTAACGCTGCACCGGGCTACAGCTCGGGCGAGGCCATCGCCGCCGTCGAACAGGTGGCGCGTGAAACCCTGCCGCCCGGCTACAGCATCGAGTGGACCGGGCAGGCCTATCAGGAGAAGCGCACGGGCAATGCTTCGGTGTTCGCCTTCGGCTTTGCGTTGATCATGGTGTACCTCATTCTGGCGGCGCTCTACGAGCGTTGGGGGGTGCCGCTGGCGGTGATGCTGGCCGTGCCGTTTGCCGTGACGGGGGCGTTGTTGCTGGTGTTTTTGCGCGGAATGGAAAACGACATCTACTTCCAGATCGGCTTGGTGGTGCTCATCGGTCTGGCGGCGAAGAATGCCATCTTGATTGCCGAATTCGCCATGCAAGGCATGGAGCGCGGCCTGTCGGCCGTGGCCGCCGCGCGCGAAGCCGCCCGGCTGCGCTTTCGCCCCATCGTGATGACCTCACTGGCGTTTGGTCTGGGGGTGGTGCCGCTGATGATCGCCACCGGTGCCGGTGCCGCCGCCCGGCAATCGATGGGCACGGGCGTTTTTGGCGGCATGGTCGTGGCGACGTTCGTGGCTCCGCTGTTCATCCCGCTGTTTTTCACCTTGTTGGCGCGCAAGCCGCGCCCCACACACGGCCATGCGTCTGGCGCAGCCGAGGAGGTGTCGGTATGA
- a CDS encoding efflux transporter outer membrane subunit: MTLHARGTARRWGSLLGVAVLGGCAMVGPDYERPAVELPAHFPVATVTKSEATATVSPTWWTLLGDPTLDELMEAARRHNTDVQAAAARVEQAEALLREAEALRWPTLGLNAAATRQRSSALAPGGTGAAYETYQLAGTTSFEIDFWGRLRRASEAARAQALATDYAREVVWQTVSGSVAQSYFTLRMLDEQIALSRETLASREESLRLLQLRLQTGAATRMEVEQAEAERAEAAVQWRELQRQRELVRSQLALLTGQPALQLEPGRLGDMPLPPVPPPGLPSALLERRPDVRQAEALLAAANAQIGVARAAMYPSIVLTGAAGGLSTELADLLKSGARFGSLGLTLDLPLFDAGRRRAQTAQAEARQREALATYRAAVLAAFRDVGDALTDWEAARAAQADVEAAAQASERALRAAQQRYEVGYASYLELLDAQRSAYAARLRVVENRRAQLSATVAVFKALGGGWSAPERLTASRDSGHRER, encoded by the coding sequence ATGACGTTGCATGCACGAGGAACTGCGCGGCGATGGGGGTCGCTGTTGGGGGTGGCTGTGCTGGGCGGATGCGCCATGGTGGGGCCGGACTACGAGCGTCCCGCAGTAGAGTTGCCTGCGCACTTTCCGGTGGCCACCGTCACGAAGTCCGAGGCCACGGCGACGGTGTCGCCGACGTGGTGGACGCTGTTGGGTGACCCCACGCTCGACGAGCTGATGGAGGCCGCGCGCCGCCACAACACGGATGTGCAGGCGGCGGCGGCGCGCGTGGAACAGGCCGAAGCGCTGCTGCGCGAGGCCGAGGCTTTGCGCTGGCCAACCCTTGGGTTGAACGCCGCGGCGACGCGCCAGCGCAGCAGCGCGTTGGCCCCCGGTGGTACCGGGGCCGCGTACGAAACCTACCAGCTCGCGGGCACCACGAGTTTCGAGATCGATTTCTGGGGCCGATTGCGCCGGGCATCGGAGGCGGCGCGTGCCCAGGCGCTGGCCACGGACTACGCTCGCGAGGTCGTTTGGCAGACGGTCAGCGGTTCGGTGGCCCAAAGTTACTTCACGCTGCGTATGCTCGATGAGCAAATCGCGCTCAGCCGCGAGACGCTGGCGTCGCGCGAGGAGAGCCTGCGGCTGTTGCAGCTGCGCCTGCAAACCGGTGCGGCCACCCGTATGGAGGTGGAGCAAGCCGAAGCGGAGCGAGCCGAGGCCGCTGTGCAGTGGCGCGAATTGCAGCGCCAGCGTGAGCTGGTGCGCTCGCAATTGGCGCTGTTGACCGGGCAGCCAGCGCTGCAGCTCGAGCCGGGGCGGCTCGGTGACATGCCGCTGCCACCCGTGCCGCCGCCGGGGTTGCCCTCGGCGCTGCTGGAGCGTCGCCCCGATGTGCGGCAAGCCGAGGCCTTGTTGGCTGCCGCCAACGCGCAAATCGGTGTGGCGCGTGCGGCGATGTACCCCAGCATCGTGCTGACGGGGGCGGCAGGTGGGCTCAGCACCGAGCTGGCGGACTTGCTCAAGAGCGGTGCGCGGTTTGGCTCACTGGGCCTGACGTTGGACTTGCCCCTCTTCGATGCGGGGCGGCGGCGCGCGCAAACCGCCCAGGCCGAGGCGCGTCAGCGCGAGGCACTGGCGACTTACCGCGCAGCGGTGCTGGCGGCGTTTCGCGATGTGGGCGATGCGCTGACCGATTGGGAGGCCGCGCGTGCCGCGCAAGCCGACGTGGAGGCGGCTGCACAGGCCAGCGAGCGGGCGTTGCGTGCCGCGCAGCAACGTTACGAGGTGGGTTATGCGAGTTACCTGGAGCTGCTCGATGCCCAGCGCAGCGCCTATGCGGCGCGGCTGCGCGTGGTGGAAAACCGCCGCGCCCAGTTGAGCGCGACGGTGGCGGTGTTCAAAGCCCTGGGCGGCGGCTGGTCGGCACCCGAGCGGCTGACGGCGTCGCGTGACAGTGGCCATCGTGAGCGTTAG
- a CDS encoding GspE/PulE family protein: MPDDAADPLVNTQRSSGPAALRWPTPPYVGYAADDGADGPKPCEVEGANRQTRSCLLIAVDWERRVIQVQVPPSRAVVPLRFDMFRRLVLAEPLAPTNTLLAGEANRQLEELVDYRPRLPYRLSWRDGSIHEGTTIGHAETDAGLFLFEPIDDQDRVRRIFIPREAYEAFHIGEVIGQVLIAQQAITPDAVERAAREQDALRQRKLGDFLLIEEIVTPEQLLQALEEQQRMPLVRIGEALTALGFITEAQLQEALEKQKRERNTPLGELLVRTGQLSREQLRIALARKMGYPVVDLTQFPVDADALRRVPLATARKLRIVPLLWQTGTLIIAAEDPSRRATIDELEFALQCKVVPALSSQSLDSHTITDLYARFGLDAGTPPVADADASVPTSPEQLLESLEQGTDDETETAPPVEQSDNSLVRLINTIIIDAHQQGASDIHIETYPGKRKVRIRLRKDGRLRPYMELPHTYRAALVARIKIMCELDISERRKPQDGKIEFAKFSPQHRIELRVATIPTHGGAEDIVLRILASAKPLPVEALGMAPENQTRLLKAVQRPHGMVLCVGPTGSGKTTTLHSLLQHLNTPDRKIWTAEDPVEITNPDLRQIQVNPRIGWTFSAALRALLRADPDVIMVGEIRDAETAQMAVEASLTGHLVLSTLHTNSAAETVTRLLDMGMDPFNFADSLAAVLAQRLVRQLCQHCRVQEPLDAATLDELMADYAHALPEDMRPSPNALRDEWLARYGQGQMGLGHARARGCPQCDHTGYKGRIGIHELLVVDAPLRRLIQTKAAPEALVRSAMSTGYFRTLRQDGILKVLQGLTTVDEIRASTAH, from the coding sequence ATGCCTGACGACGCAGCCGATCCCCTCGTTAACACGCAACGATCCTCTGGACCCGCCGCACTTCGGTGGCCTACTCCCCCATATGTGGGCTACGCCGCGGACGACGGTGCCGACGGACCGAAGCCGTGCGAGGTCGAGGGAGCCAACCGCCAGACCCGATCGTGTTTGTTGATCGCGGTTGATTGGGAGCGGCGTGTCATCCAGGTTCAGGTGCCCCCGTCGCGCGCGGTGGTGCCCCTGCGTTTCGACATGTTCCGGCGGCTGGTCCTGGCGGAGCCGTTGGCCCCGACGAACACGCTGCTCGCGGGCGAGGCAAATCGCCAATTAGAAGAACTCGTTGACTATCGTCCACGGCTTCCCTACCGGCTTTCATGGCGTGATGGGAGCATCCACGAAGGCACGACCATCGGCCACGCGGAAACGGATGCCGGCCTGTTTCTCTTCGAGCCCATCGACGACCAGGACCGGGTGCGACGCATCTTCATTCCCAGGGAGGCTTACGAAGCGTTTCATATCGGCGAAGTGATCGGTCAGGTGCTGATTGCGCAACAGGCCATCACACCCGACGCCGTCGAGCGTGCAGCGCGCGAACAGGATGCCTTGCGTCAACGCAAGCTCGGGGATTTCCTGCTGATCGAGGAAATCGTCACGCCCGAGCAACTCCTCCAGGCGCTGGAGGAGCAGCAGCGCATGCCACTCGTTCGTATTGGCGAGGCGTTGACGGCCCTGGGCTTCATCACCGAAGCACAGCTTCAGGAAGCGCTCGAAAAACAAAAACGCGAACGCAACACCCCGCTGGGCGAATTGCTCGTTCGCACAGGTCAATTGTCGCGCGAACAGCTGCGCATCGCGCTGGCGCGCAAGATGGGCTACCCGGTCGTCGACCTGACGCAGTTTCCGGTCGACGCGGACGCCCTGCGCCGCGTGCCGCTGGCGACCGCACGCAAGCTGCGCATCGTGCCACTGCTGTGGCAGACCGGAACGCTGATCATTGCGGCCGAGGACCCGTCACGCCGCGCGACGATCGACGAGCTGGAGTTCGCACTGCAGTGCAAGGTGGTCCCGGCACTCAGCAGCCAGTCGCTGGACAGCCACACCATCACCGACCTCTACGCCCGCTTCGGGCTCGACGCCGGCACGCCGCCGGTGGCCGACGCCGACGCCAGCGTTCCCACGTCACCGGAACAGCTGCTCGAGTCGCTCGAACAGGGAACAGACGACGAGACGGAAACCGCGCCCCCGGTAGAGCAATCCGACAACTCACTGGTGCGGCTCATCAACACCATCATCATCGACGCGCACCAACAAGGGGCCTCGGACATTCACATCGAAACCTACCCGGGCAAACGCAAGGTGCGCATCCGCCTGCGCAAAGACGGGCGGCTGCGGCCATACATGGAGTTGCCACACACCTACCGGGCAGCGCTGGTGGCGCGCATAAAAATCATGTGCGAGCTCGACATCTCCGAGCGACGCAAACCCCAAGACGGCAAAATTGAATTTGCGAAATTTTCGCCGCAACACCGCATCGAGCTGCGCGTGGCCACCATCCCCACCCATGGCGGCGCGGAAGACATCGTTCTGCGCATTCTGGCGTCGGCCAAACCGCTGCCTGTAGAAGCGTTGGGCATGGCCCCAGAGAACCAAACCCGGCTGCTGAAGGCGGTACAAAGACCCCATGGCATGGTGCTGTGCGTTGGCCCCACCGGCTCGGGCAAGACGACCACGCTGCACTCGCTGCTGCAACACCTCAACACGCCCGATCGCAAAATCTGGACGGCCGAGGATCCCGTCGAAATCACCAATCCCGACTTGCGTCAAATTCAGGTCAACCCCCGCATCGGCTGGACGTTCAGCGCGGCGCTGCGGGCGCTGCTGCGCGCCGACCCCGACGTGATCATGGTAGGGGAGATCCGCGACGCCGAAACCGCGCAAATGGCAGTCGAGGCGTCGCTCACAGGTCACCTGGTGCTGTCGACCCTGCACACCAACAGCGCGGCCGAGACGGTGACACGGCTGCTGGACATGGGCATGGATCCGTTCAACTTTGCGGACTCGTTGGCCGCGGTGCTGGCACAACGCCTGGTGCGGCAGTTGTGCCAGCACTGTCGCGTGCAAGAGCCGCTGGATGCCGCCACCTTGGACGAGCTCATGGCCGATTATGCCCACGCGCTTCCCGAGGATATGCGGCCATCGCCGAATGCGTTACGCGACGAATGGCTGGCCCGCTACGGCCAGGGTCAAATGGGGCTCGGCCACGCGCGTGCCCGTGGTTGCCCGCAGTGCGACCACACGGGCTACAAAGGACGCATCGGCATCCATGAGCTGCTGGTGGTGGATGCGCCGCTGCGGCGGCTGATCCAAACGAAAGCCGCGCCCGAAGCGCTGGTGCGCTCGGCCATGAGCACCGGTTACTTTCGCACGCTGCGCCAAGACGGCATCCTCAAGGTATTGCAGGGCCTGACAACCGTCGACGAAATCCGCGCCAGCACCGCGCACTGA